From Brassica oleracea var. oleracea cultivar TO1000 chromosome C3, BOL, whole genome shotgun sequence, a single genomic window includes:
- the LOC106331840 gene encoding glycine cleavage system H protein 2, mitochondrial-like, producing the protein MAARFLWASRVASHLRISIAQRGFASVVLKDLKYAESHEWVKIDGNKATFGITDHAQDHLGDVVYVELPDLGRSVSQGESFGAVESVKATSDINSPVSGKVVEVNEVLSESPGLVNTSPYEDGWIIKVELSDAEEAKKLMDSDKYSKFCEEEDAKH; encoded by the exons ATGGCTGCAAGATTCTTGTGGGCTTCCAGGGTCGCTTCTCATCTAAGGATCTCCATCGCCCAACGAGGGTTTGCGTCAG TTGTTTTGAAGGATCTGAAGTATGCTGAGTCACATGAATGGGTGAAGATTGATGGGAACAAAGCAACCTTCGGTATAACGGATCACGCTCAGGACCACTTGGGTGATGTGGTCTATGTTGAGTTGCCTGACTTGGGACGTTCCGTGTCACAAGGTGAGAGCTTTGGAGCGGTTGAGAGTGTGAAAGCTACCAGTGATATCAATTCTCCAGTCTCCGGTAAGGTGGTTGAAGTCAATGAGGTGCTGAGCGAGTCCCCTGGATTG GTGAACACGAGCCCGTATGAAGATGGATGGATCATAAAGGTGGAGCTGAGTGATGCAGAAGAGGCAAAGAAGCTGATGGATTCTGACAAGTACTCCAAGTTCTGCGAAGAAGAAGACGCCAAGCACTGA
- the LOC106335574 gene encoding uncharacterized protein LOC106335574 yields the protein MTLGGWGQRFIQAASSESEYSALDLERTHHCNHMSLPSSSSPSPLHPFSLNIQHAESNAPYFSWPTLTRLNDAVQDRANYFGNLQKEVLPEIVGRLPSGQQATTLLELMTIRAFHSKILRLFSLGTAVGFRITGGVLTNTPAILVFVARKVNRQWLNPMQCLPSALEGPGGVWCDVDVVEFQYYGAPAATPKEQVYNELVDGLRGSDPCIGSGSQVASQETYGTLGAIVKSKTGNHQVGFLTNRHVAVDLDYPSQKMFHPLPPSLGPGVYLGAVERATSFITDDQWYGIFAGTNPETFVRADGAFIPFAEDFDTSNVTTVIKGIGEIGNVQAIDLQSPIDSLIGKQVVKVGRSSGYTTGTVMAYALEYNDEKGICFLTDFLVIGENQQTFDLEGDSGSLILLTSPNGQKPRPVGIIWGGTANRGRLKLIAGREPENWTSGVDLGRLLDLLELDLITSNHELEAAGEQRNTSLTALDSTVSQSSPPDPVPSGDKQDENFEPFIPPEFHIEEAIKPTPEVEEHLFIAPLLFNESASSGSKAQEKHEVNDLVALKNSSDEEDSVSLHLGEPKLKKPKFYIS from the exons ATGACTTTGGGAGGTTGGGGTCAGAGATTCATCCAAGCAGCTTCCTCTGAATCAGAGTATTCTGCTTTGGACTTAGAGAGAACCCACCACTGTAATCACATGAGTCTCCCATCATCTTCAAGCCCTTCTCCTCTCCACCCATTTTCACTCAACATCCAGCACGCAGAGAGCAATGCCCCTTACTTCTCCTGGCCTACTCTCACCCGCCTCAACGACGCAGTGCAAGACCGAGCTAACTACTTTGGTAATCTCCAGAAAGAGGTTTTGCCTGAAATTGTTGGGAGGTTGCCTTCAGGACAACAAGCCACCACCTTGCTTGAGCTCATGACCATCAGAGCGTTTCATAGTAAGATCCTGCGCCTGTTTAGCCTCGGTACAGCGGTTGGGTTCCGGATCACAGGTGGTGTGTTAACGAATACTCCAGCGATTCTTGTCTTTGTTGCTAGGAAAGTTAATAGGCAATGGCTGAATCCAATGCAGTGCCTTCCTTCTGCTCTTGAG GGTCCTGGAGGGGTATGGTGTGATGTAGATGTTGTGGAGTTTCAATATTACGGTGCACCTGCTGCTACACCAAAGGAACAGGTTTATAATGAACTTGTAGATGGCTTGAGAGGAAGTGATCCCTGCATTGGCTCTGGTTCTCAG GTTGCAAGCCAAGAAACGTACGGAACCTTGGGGGCTATTGTTAAAAGCAAAACCGGTAACCATCAGGTTGGTTTCCTTACTAACCGACACGTCGCAGTTGATTTGGACTATCCAAGCCAGAAAATGTTTCATCCTTTACCTCCAAGCCTTGGACCGGGCGTCTACCTCGGTGCAGTCGAGAGAGCAACATCTTTCATCACAGATGACCAGTGGTACGGCATATTTGCTGGCACAAATCCAG AAACATTCGTGAGAGCAGATGGTGCATTCATTCCATTTGCAGAAGATTTTGATACGAGCAATGTAACCACGGTGATAAAAGGCATAGGTGAGATAGGCAACGTCCAAGCCATAGACTTGCAATCCCCTATTGATAGCCTTATTGGGAAACAAGTTGTGAAAGTTGGAAGAAGCTCTGGATACACCACTGGAACCGTAATGGCTTATGCATTGGAATACAATGACGAGAAAGGGATATGCTTCCTCACGGACTTTCTGGTCATCGGTGAAAACCAGCAAACGTTTGACCTTGAAGGTGACAGTGGAAGCCTTATACTCTTAACGAGTCCGAACGGTCAGAAGCCACGACCGGTTGGGATCATTTGGGGAGGGACAGCTAACAGAGGGAGACTTAAACTTATAGCTGGTCGAGAGCCAGAGAACTGGACAAGTGGAGTTGATCTTGGTCGGCTTTTGGATCTCTTGGAGCTTGATCTCATCACCTCTAACCATGAGCTTGAAG CTGCTGGAGAACAGAGAAACACTTCTCTTACAGCTCTTGATTCAACCGTTAGCCAGTCATCACCACCCGATCCGGTTCCATCAGGAGACAAACAAGATGAAAACTTTGAGCCGTTTATCCCGCCTGAGTTTCATATAGAAGAAGCTATCAAACCAACACCTGAAGTAGAGGAGCATCTCTTCATTGCTCCTTTGTTGTTTAACGAGTCTGCTTCTTCTGGTAGTAAAGCGCAAGAGAAACATGAAGTTAATGATCTTGTCGCTTTGAAGAACAGTTCCGATGAAGAGGATAGCGTATCGTTGCATCTAGGTGAGCCGAAACTAAAGAAACCAAAGTTTTATATTAGCTGA
- the LOC106335575 gene encoding novel plant SNARE 11-like, protein MDVSAVSEELAELEGQINDIFRALSNGFQKLEKIKDANRQSRQLEELTDKMRDCKSLIKDFDREVKSLESGNDANTNRMLNDRRQSMVKELNSYVALKKKYSSNLASNNKRVDLFDGPAEDHMEENVLLASNMSNQELMNKGNSMMDDTDQAIERGKKVVLETINVGTDTSAALKAQTDQMSRVVNELDSIHFSLKKASKLVKEIGRQVATDKCIMAFLFLIVIGVIAIIIVKIVNPNNKDIRDIPGLAPPAMNRRLLWNHY, encoded by the exons ATGGATGTATCGGCGGTTAGCGAAGAGCTGGCTGAGCTCGAAGGACAAATCAATGACATCTTCCGTGCTTTGTC AAACGGATTCCAGAAGCTGGAGAAGATCAAAGATGCTAATAGGCAGAGTAGGCAGCTCGAAGAGCTCACTGACAAAATGCGTGACTGCAAGAG CCTTATTAAAGATTTTGATAGGGAAGTCAAAAGCTTGGAAAGTGGAAATGATGCCAACACTAACCGGATGCTCAACGACAGACGACAATCCATG GTTAAGGAATTAAACTCATATGTTGCTCTCAAGAAGAA ATACTCATCCAATCTAGCAAGCAATAATAAGCGAGTAGATCTTTTCGATGGACCTGCCGAAGACCACATGGAAGAGAATGTCTTACTTGCTTCAA ACATGTCCAATCAAGAACTAATGAATAAAGGAAACTCCATGATGGATGATACTGATCAAGCCATTGAAAGGGGCAAAAAG GTTGTTCTGGAGACTATAAATGTGGGAACAGATACTTCAGCAGCTCTCAAGGCTCAG ACCGATCAAATGAGTAGAGTTGTCAATGAACTCGATTCTATCCATTTCTCACTCAAGAAGGCCTCCAAGCTGGTCAAGGAAATTGGTAGGCAG GTGGCCACAGACAAATGTATTATGGCATTTCTTTTCCTTATTGTCATTGGTGTCATAGCAATCATCATCGTCAAG ATTGTGAACCCAAACAACAAAGACATCCGTGACATACCTGGCCTAGCTCCACCAGCCATGAATAGACGTTTACTCTGGAACCATTACTGA
- the LOC106332562 gene encoding protein HAIKU1-like, whose translation MDRPRQNDHLGVNKIGKNIRKSHLHQPSVAAHANLAAAAARPQAQPQVYNINRSDFRSIVQQLTGSPSRESLPRPPQNNSPKPQNTRLQRIRPPPLMQINQPGAPVHHHHPHSLMRPPPPQWHMPQVAQQQQPMMGGDQFGSNTTESPLSGYMRYLQSPLGDAGPSGNQMQPPGHEHQPYMPAHEQPPYMLAQPQPQPQPYMPGHENRPYMPAQAQFQPQQYMPGHEHGPYMPAQPQSQPQPQPYMPGHEHGPYMSAQPQSQPQQYMPAQPQTQPDPYMMHGSQPQMNMQGPLQPSQYPPPPGLVPSQVSRNLPPPQFNGPVPVTPALPSPSFNQMYNGFHSPQYNGFGSLQSPTSQFGLPSPTYPNMLSPRSPYPLLSPGVQYPQPLTPNFSFSQLAQSGSSGPGAGPGLPQPPPSPGLVFPLSPGLFPLPSPSWGDY comes from the coding sequence ATGGATAGGCCTCGACAGAATGATCACTTGGGTGTGAATAAGATTGGGAAGAACATCAGAAAGAGTCATCTCCACCAACCCAGTGTCGCTGCTCATGCTAACTTAGCCGCTGCGGCTGCGAGGCCTCAAGCGCAGCCTCAGGTTTATAACATAAACAGGAGCGACTTTAGAAGTATTGTTCAGCAGCTTACTGGCTCTCCATCACGAGAAAGCCTCCCTCGGCCTCCGCAGAACAACTCACCAAAGCCTCAGAATACCCGGTTGCAGAGAATTAGACCACCACCCTTAATGCAAATCAACCAGCCTGGGGCTCCTGTACATCATCATCATCCTCACAGCTTAATGAGACCACCTCCACCCCAATGGCATATGCCACAAGTCGCACAACAACAACAACCAATGATGGGCGGGGACCAGTTTGGGTCTAATACAACTGAATCTCCCCTCTCAGGTTATATGCGTTATCTTCAAAGTCCACTTGGTGATGCAGGTCCTAGTGGTAACCAAATGCAGCCGCCAGGTCATGAACATCAGCCTTATATGCCGGCTCATGAACAACCTCCATATATGCTAGCTCAGCCTCAGCCTCAGCCTCAACCATATATGCCAGGTCACGAAAATCGGCCTTATATGCCGGCTCAGGCTCAGTTTCAACCTCAGCAATATATGCCAGGTCACGAACACGGGCCTTATATGCCAGCTCAGCCTCAATCTCAACCTCAACCTCAGCCATATATGCCAGGTCATGAACATGGGCCTTATATGTCAGCTCAACCTCAGTCTCAACCTCAGCAATATATGCCAGCTCAGCCTCAGACACAACCAGATCCATATATGATGCATGGATCGCAACCTCAAATGAATATGCAGGGGCCACTGCAACCTAGTCAGTATCCACCACCACCGGGGCTAGTTCCTAGCCAAGTGTCTCGTAATCTTCCTCCCCCTCAGTTCAATGGTCCTGTACCTGTGACACCCGCTCTACCCTCGCCAAGTTTCAATCAGATGTATAATGGTTTTCATTCTCCTCAGTATAACGGTTTCGGATCACTACAGTCACCTACATCTCAGTTTGGTCTGCCATCTCCTACCTACCCGAATATGTTATCTCCTCGATCACCTTACCCATTGCTGTCACCAGGAGTTCAGTATCCTCAACCACTCACCCCAAACTTCTCGTTTTCACAACTAGCTCAATCAGGAAGTAGTGGACCTGGTGCTGGTCCAGGTCTTCCTCAGCCACCTCCATCTCCAGGGCTCGTGTTCCCTTTATCTCCAGGATTATTCCCACTCCCAAGTCCAAGTTGGGGTGATTACTAG
- the LOC106333597 gene encoding multiple organellar RNA editing factor 6, mitochondrial-like, with amino-acid sequence MANTLSRSTASRVANRFFSTSKSLAPSPSNLISHRSSQTLFHAVGFNPSSTTLDDILQTQKIRPRVVHRSSERHSPRKSRSKFSCRLPTTEISPLPSGCDYKHWLIVIDKPGGEYASKEQMIGCYVQTLAKIVGSKEEAKRKIYNVSCEKYFAFGCEIDEETSNRLKGIPGVRYVLPDSYVDPEYKDYGGELFLNGEVVPRPPERQRRIVRFMTPILRYNDRTRNVRGRESMLWPPILLSLPKQLLSL; translated from the exons ATGGCAAATACCCTCTCCCGCTCTACCGCCTCGCGAGTCGCTAACCGTTTCTTCTCCACCTCCAAATCCCTCGCTCCTTCTCCATCTAACCTCATCTCCCACCGATCCTCACAGACTCTATTCCACGCCGTCGGATTCAACCCCAGTTCAACCACTCTGGACGACATCCTACAGACACAGAAGATCCGGCCCCGGGTGGTGCATAGGTCCAGTGAACGGCATTCACCCCGCAAGTCCAGATCCAAATTCAGCTGCCGACTACCTACTACTGAGATATCGCCGCTGCCTTCTGGCTGCGACTACAAGCATTGGCTCATCGTCATAGACAAGCCCGGCGGAGAGTACGCTAGTAAAGAGCAAATGATCGGTTGCTATGTTCAAACCCTAGCCAAAATTGTCGGCAG TAAGGAAGAAGCTAAGAGGAAGATCTACAATGTTTCTTGCGAGAAGTATTTTGCGTTTGGATGTGAGATCGATGAGGAGACATCAAACAGACTTAAAG GAATACCTGGTGTTCGCTACGTGCTTCCAGACTCTTATGTTGATCCAGAGTACAAAGACTACGGAG GTGAGTTGTTTTTGAACGGAGAAGTAGTTCCACGTCCTCCAGAGAGACAGAGGAGGATTGTGAGGTTCATGACTCCAATACTGAGGTACAATGACCGAACCAGAAATGTCCGGGGGAGAGAGAGCATGCTTTGGCCTCCAATTCTCTTGAGTCTGCCCAAGCAGCTTCTTTCCCTTTGA